From the Sphingomonas sabuli genome, the window CTGCTCTACAAGATCAAGGCCAACGCCTATAAATTCTCATGGGCGCTGATCCCGATCTCCGTGCCATTCGTCTGGGTGCTGTTCCTTCACCGCCGCCGGTACCGCGAACGCCTGACGGTCTACGACCACCTGGTGTTCGTGACTTATTCCATCGCGTTCATGAGCCTGTGGCTGATCGTCCTCATACTGCTCGGCGCGGCGGGACTGAAGAACGGCATCGTCGATGCCGTCATGTACCTCATTCCCCCGGTGCACATGTACCGGCAGCTGCGCGGCACCTACGACCTGTCGCGGTGGAGCGCGGCCTGGCGAACGGTCATGTTGCTGCTGTTCGCATCCCTGTCGCTGGGACTGTTCGGGACGCTGCTGGTGCTGATCGGGACGGGGCTAGGCTAGCTCCGGCAGGGGAATTTGGCGGCCATGATGCGGGTGACCGCTTCCGTCATGTCGATGCGCGCACGCTGCGCCGCGGGGATCGCCGACAACCGTTCCATGAATTCGCCGCTGCCCATCTTGCGCGGGCCCGGCGGCGCGCAGAAACGGGTCTTCCGACCGGCTGCCTTGTCCGCCTTCATCTGCGCCGCGGCCGCTTCGCCGGCAGCCTGGCCTTCCTGTTGCAATGCCTTGATCTCGCCGCCCGACAATAGGGCCAGCGGCCCCTTCGCCTTCAGCTTGGTGGCGCGATTGTGGAACGCCTCGGCATTCATGGTCTGCGCCGACGCGGGAGCGGCAACACAGGCGGCAAGCAACAACGGCAGGATGATACGCATCGTTTTCCCCTTTAGGCTCACGCCATGAAGGGATCAGCGATGAACCGCCGTTGAACCCTCAGGCGCCGGCGGGGGCCGGTCCGCCCAGCGGGCGCTGCTTGCGGGTCGACTTGGGGATCGACGATCCCGCCGTCGGGATCTCCGGACCGGACTTGCCGCCGCGCTCGATGGTGTCACCGGCGATGAGCTTCTTGATCTCGTCGCCGGACAGCGTTTCATATTCGAGCAGCGCCTGGGCAAGCGTTTCCAGTTCGTCGCGATGCTGTTCGAGCAAGGTCTTGGCCCGCTCGTAACCCTCGTCGACGATGCGCCGGATTTCCTTGTCGATCAGCTGCGCCGTTTCGTTCGACATCTGCCGCTGGCGGTTGACGTTATAGCCCAGGAACACTTCCTCGTCGGCCTCCGCATATTGCAGCGGGCCGAGCGTGTCGGACATGCCCCAGCGGGTGACCATGTCGCGGGCAAGGCCGGTGGCGTAGCTGATGTCGCTCGACGCTCCGGAACTGACCTTGTCGTAACCGAAGATGACTTCCTCGGCGACGCGGCCGCCCATCGACACGGCGAGGTTCGCGTACATCTTGTCACGGTGATAGCTGTAGCTGTCGCGTTCCGGCAGGCGCATGACCAGGCCCAGCGCGCGGCCGCGCGGGATGATCGTCGCCTTGTGGATCGGGTCGGACGCCGGCTCGTGCAGCGCGACGATGGCGTGACCGGCCTCGTGATATGCGGTCATCCGCTTCTCGTCCTCGGTCATGACCATGGACTTGCGCTCGGACCCCATCAGCACCTTGTCCTTGGCGTCTTCGAACTCCTGCATCGCGACCAGGCGCTTGCCCTTGCGGGCCGCCCACAGCGCGGCTTCGTTGACCAGGTTGGCCAGGTCCGCACCGGAAAAGCCGGGCGTTCCGCGGGCGATCACGCGCGGGTCGACGTCGGGCGCCAGCGGCACTTTCTTCATGTGCACGGCAAGGATCTTCTCACGGCCCTCGATGTCCGGGCGCGGAACGACAACCTGGCGGTCGAAGCGGCCCGGGCGCAGCAGCGCGGGATCGAGCACGTCCGGCCGGTTGGTTGCCGCGATGATGATGATGCCTTCGTTGGCCTCGAAGCCGTCCATTTCGACCAGCAGCTGGTTGAGCGTCTGTTCGCGCTCGTCGTTGCCGTTGCCGAGGCCGGCTCCGCGATGGCGGCCGACGGCGTCGATTTCGTCGATGAACAGGATGCAGGGCGCCGACTTCTTCGCCTGCTCGAACATG encodes:
- the ftsH gene encoding ATP-dependent zinc metalloprotease FtsH, with product MNEKKPANPWVKSLLIWVGILFGLVLFVQMIGGSTSATAGNAIGYSEFVRQVNEGNVRSVTMSSTPGGNSLISGKLTDGADFRTTAPADAQISSTLIGKGVDVQVKAEEGSSIWMLMLYNSLPLLLIIGISFFVMRQMQKNAGSGAMGFGKSRARMLTQKEGRVTFADVAGIDEAREELQEIVEYLKDPGKFARLGGKIPKGALLVGSPGTGKTLLARAIAGEAGVPFFTISGSDFVEMFVGVGASRVRDMFEQAKKSAPCILFIDEIDAVGRHRGAGLGNGNDEREQTLNQLLVEMDGFEANEGIIIIAATNRPDVLDPALLRPGRFDRQVVVPRPDIEGREKILAVHMKKVPLAPDVDPRVIARGTPGFSGADLANLVNEAALWAARKGKRLVAMQEFEDAKDKVLMGSERKSMVMTEDEKRMTAYHEAGHAIVALHEPASDPIHKATIIPRGRALGLVMRLPERDSYSYHRDKMYANLAVSMGGRVAEEVIFGYDKVSSGASSDISYATGLARDMVTRWGMSDTLGPLQYAEADEEVFLGYNVNRQRQMSNETAQLIDKEIRRIVDEGYERAKTLLEQHRDELETLAQALLEYETLSGDEIKKLIAGDTIERGGKSGPEIPTAGSSIPKSTRKQRPLGGPAPAGA